The following proteins are encoded in a genomic region of Spirochaetaceae bacterium:
- a CDS encoding type II toxin-antitoxin system VapC family toxin, translating to MISVLDTTAFSAAMRHEPEIVSFLGERPPGAFAVVPPVVAEIEYGLRRLDRASHRLRLLTTQKERLLSAIPLLDWIPAASVQFGAIKAGLEAAGMIIEDFDIAVAAIARVHGAEVITANLTHFTRIAGLSCRHWR from the coding sequence GTGATCAGCGTGCTCGACACGACGGCGTTCTCCGCGGCCATGCGGCATGAGCCGGAGATCGTCTCCTTCCTCGGCGAGCGTCCGCCGGGAGCGTTCGCGGTCGTTCCACCGGTGGTCGCAGAGATAGAATATGGACTGCGCCGGCTGGATCGTGCATCGCACCGCCTACGCCTGCTCACCACGCAGAAAGAACGGCTGTTGTCCGCGATCCCTCTGCTGGACTGGATTCCGGCAGCCTCGGTGCAGTTCGGCGCCATCAAGGCGGGCCTGGAGGCGGCGGGCATGATCATCGAAGACTTCGACATCGCAGTGGCGGCGATCGCCCGCGTCCACGGCGCGGAAGTGATCACCGCCAACCTCACCCACTTCACCCGGATCGCCGGCCTCTCCTGCCGCCACTGGCGGTGA
- a CDS encoding type II toxin-antitoxin system prevent-host-death family antitoxin, with protein sequence MRTVTFTDARNGLKSVLDGVADDADVAIITRRDAEDAVVMSLDYYHSLMETVHLLKSPANAAHLAESIAQFRAGEAFERDTVTEQQ encoded by the coding sequence ATGCGAACGGTGACGTTCACCGATGCCAGGAACGGCTTGAAGTCGGTCCTCGACGGCGTGGCAGACGATGCCGACGTCGCCATTATCACGCGCAGGGACGCCGAGGACGCGGTCGTGATGTCGCTGGACTACTATCACAGTCTGATGGAGACGGTACACCTGCTGAAGTCTCCGGCCAACGCCGCCCATCTCGCCGAATCAATCGCTCAATTCCGCGCCGGCGAGGCGTTCGAACGGGATACGGTCACCGAGCAGCAGTGA
- a CDS encoding Txe/YoeB family addiction module toxin encodes MTRNLAWTPAAWADYVRWQGQDRKTLRRINRLIADTVRSPFQGIGKPEALKETLAGFWSRRIDETNRLVYAVDDSHVTIISCRYHYQR; translated from the coding sequence GTGACCCGCAATCTGGCCTGGACCCCGGCCGCATGGGCCGACTACGTCCGGTGGCAGGGACAGGACAGGAAGACGCTGCGGCGAATAAACCGGCTGATCGCCGATACCGTCCGCTCCCCATTCCAGGGAATCGGCAAGCCCGAGGCCCTGAAGGAGACCCTGGCCGGGTTCTGGTCAAGGCGCATCGACGAGACCAACCGCCTGGTCTATGCCGTCGACGACAGCCACGTCACCATCATCTCGTGCCGCTACCA